In the Primulina tabacum isolate GXHZ01 chromosome 15, ASM2559414v2, whole genome shotgun sequence genome, AGTTCTTTTCATTTAAGGTAGTTATTTGACTTGATTATATTCAGGTATTGCTCTCCATTTGCTCTCTTTTGACGGATCCAAATCCTGATGATCCACTGGTACCGGAAATCGCTCATATGTATAAGACGGACCGTGCCAAATATGAGCAAACTGCAAGGAGCTGGACTCAGAAATACGCAATGGGTTAGTGCCATCATCTGTAATGCCATGGCTTGAACTGTGTAGAAATTATATGCATTTTCTCCGTTCTTTGTATTGGACAAATGTACAATCCTAGCCTACTCTATtaccctctctgtggacaaaggATCTggttgattttatgttttaactTTTTCATTAATTACATATGGATTGGGAAGTTTGATTATGGCTATTGATCTAGTGTATTTCGGAGACGACCCgggtaattaaataattatatgaaGTTCATTGAACACTAATTCATTCTGTTTTAGTTTAAAAGATTCATTCGTTTTGAATGAAAATCATATTTGAACAGTATTTAACATTTTCTTGATCAAATTAGATATTACAAAGCTACTTTTTTTTCCCTACAAAAGTTACTATTAAAAggataaaatttcataaatcatgaactTAGAAAGTAATTCATGTGAAGTTCGCGTTCATGTTAAGCTCGAAATGTTCAAACCTATTCACGAGTTTATTTGGACTATTGTTTGGATATTAAGATTTGAGCTCGAAACTTCTGAAAAGATTGAAAtgtgtatataatatatgttaatATTATAGTAATAAAATCTTAAAGCACACGAACGAGTTGCGAACTatcaacaaaataaatttgAGCGCATTCGAGTTTGGTTCAAGTTCAAatactaataaaatatttatcgtGTCGGTTCGAAAAGCTTACAAACtggattcatgttttgtttacACTTCTAATTGACACATTTTCTGCACCCTTTTGGACGAACCAATTCGAATAATCGAGAATGTATAATTCCATAAATGTATAATATAGAGTCTGCGACTCAGAATATCGAttacatttataattataaaattagaaATTAGAAAAACACGTCGAAAAGTAAAGATGAATGTACAAATAATGGAATCGATACTGGAATAAAGGATTGAATATTACTATCatattcaatttttaaaaaaggaGTAATATTAGCTAAAAACGCGTAAAGGCTTGTCCGCGAACAAAACAAAATCTAATTGATGATTTTTACCGTTAAAGAAGAAACAGAGACATATTACTTCCGTGAGATTTGAATCGCTATGCATTGTATTACCATCAGTGGCTTGCTATGCATGCTTCCTACATGGATCTCAACCTAAGTTTTCATTTCTAAAATTATGGGTCATAACTTTTGAGtacatatttattttaagatatttttaatttaatttgtatGCATATAATTaccatttaaatttttaaatgtaaAACAAATCATTTTTACTtgatttaaagaaaatatacaaaaatacaATGTTattcattaatatttttcagtatTCTGAAAATCAGCCTATGAGGTGGTGTGAAAAAGTGTTGTCAGGCCGCATAAGCTAGCCTAGGCGGTCACCGAAAAATTCACAATAATGATATTGCATCCGAAGAACAGAATGATCACAATGATGCTATCGAGTTTGTGTCTAATGACAAACAAGTTGAAAATTACGAAGAAGTGGAGTGAAGTTGTGATATTCTattatttatgtaattttgaacacatattttatgttatttattaTGTTGATACCATGAAATCCGCCTGGTCCTAACCTAGGAAACCTAGGCGCTATATATTGGTCTGGTTCCCTACTAGGTCTAGCTCCCAGTGAATTTCAGAATCttgatattttttaagtaatttcaacaatttaaaaagctattttaaattatttaaaatcacTCGATTCTCTTTTGCTACCAAATGGATCCATTATGTACCACTAAATTCGGAGTCCATGTTTCGTCTTCCATGCTAAACTCAGACTGTGATGAAAGCCTACCGAATAGtttgaaaaatgtaaaatttttgctcaaattcGCGAACTAAAGCTCGAGCTCCGCTcaaaagattcgaacatattcTCAAACTATTCGAACTATTGCTCGAAAATAAGTACATGAAATGATTGAaatttatttaacatataattatattatattaaaaaaatatattacggCTCGCAAACtatcgaacaaaataatttaCACTCGAGTTCGGatcgaaaaaaaattcaaacatatTCATACAAACCAAATATTTTTTGAACCTGCTTGGTTCGTATATAAAATGAGTTAATATTGTAATCGTTTAAAGGAAACAATTAGTTTAATGAAAAGAAGGAAAGTATGCAATTTCGATAGAAAAATAATTGAATATTATATGTTAATTGTGGAACAGTAATATTGAATTGAatttgatggtttttcatactctgatatattatttaatagaatgtataaatataaataatttaaaatcaaacaTGCATTGAGCTGGAGTTGTATTTTCGTGCTAAATTTGAGGGAAATTATATTGTTTAATAAATAGAGAGTTTTCCATCACAAAAATTACTCCAATATTACTCTGACTTGGGCCAATTGGGCTTTCAGTTTTAGTTTCATAATAGAAATCAATATGGGCTGGGTTTCAAAAAGAAATACAGATTGGGCTTTAAAGTGGGCTGAGAAAGGGATTGTTTATTCTGTAATCCACCCATTTCAGCTGACGGTCATGGTCCGATGAAGTAGAAATCAAAGGCTGAGAGAAAGCACCCCCCAACATCTTCTCCCGCGAGCGCCCCCGTGCCAGACCGTGATATACGATTCGTATTCTCCACAAAACACTTTCGAAATGATGAACATTTCGAAGCAGTGGGAttttccagtgtctggatatgTATCGGAAACTTTTCATAATTTAGGAGTTTCAATGACTACCAGCAAAATGACTTTGAGGCGCGCCTCCCTCCTATGTTGCCTTGCCTGGGAATTGTTCTGTGTTTGGGAATTCCTCTGTATTTTAGCCGGATGGATGGTTGAAGGGAATATGCTGGTTAAATCTTTGAAGTTGTTGGATTTCTTTTTAAAGGTATATAGTCATTATTAAATGATTAGGATTATCTTCGTGTTATGCATATTTCTTCATGTTTGCAATCTTGTAAGGTAATTATAATTCCTTCTTCAGGCATGACATGTTTGACATTAATCTTATCTgcgttatatatttttttagagCAGAAATTAAGGAAGCTAGTGTATGCGCTGATAGAATTAGCTGGAGTTATTTCATAACCACACACAAAGAAGGATGCTTAAAATTCACTTTGCTCTAGCATATAAACGTTACCTACCCGCTGATTGAATTTTAGTATTAAAATGGTTCTGCTGGGAAGAATATATTGCTGGGTTGGATTGTGTATTTCAGGAAATTGAAGGAAATATGGTGGAAAGTGAAATGGGTTCTCCTTTGATTCGAAGGAGATGAGCTGGATGCATTAAGCTACGACCCTACGACCACAATTTTTTTAGGATAGATGTGGTTTGATATTTTGCTCTAGAATTTTATGGGTCTTTCATCCCAAGAAATCTGAGATGCTCTTGGGTGAATTTCTTACACTTGCATGCTGGATTTTTTAGTACAAAGTTTTATAATGTCGATAAGTGTCTTTTGCAGTTTATATTGTTTGCTTGTTCTATCTTGTGCTATTTGGTCGGCTGATTCTTTAAATTATATTTGGTAAGTAAATTTTATCTTAACTCCTTTTGGAGAATTTATGCCATTGATTCAGTCTATGGCTTCTTTCTTTCTTAGCCCCAATTGTGATGGGATTCCTGTGCTACATCATATAATCATATTTTGAAGCGTAACAAATTTCTAGCTGTGTTTATTGTTAGACACGCTCAAGTGCACCTTTCAGCAGTGTTGATTAGATGCAATTCACCAAGATTCCTGATGATCCGGTGCAGTCTGGTTTTATCAACAAGAAATGGTTCTGCAAAAATTATAGCATGTTTCAGAAAAAATTGTCTGATAATGAATTATTTTATCCTTAACATCGAcgtaaaattttaattctcaaTCTAGAGATTTTCACCATCTTATAACAGGTACTGTTGCATATTGCATGTCATGGTGAgaataaggaaaaaaaattgttggGTTAAGTGTGCATGAGTGAGAGAAGTCTGAGATGATTGACCTCCTGAGAAGCTCTCGTGGTGAGAGAAGTACTCGGATGAGTGGCTTCCTGGGAAGCTCTCGTACATCAAGTTGTTGGCGCAACGTTGTATGATCTTGTTGACTATGTGGGTCGTAAAAGAGAGGGACATCAGACCTTAATGGGTAAGCTTTGTTGGAGACAATGTCATCAGCAAAGGAAAGGATAAAACTGTTTCTAAGGTGAGATGAGCACCAGTAGTAAGGTACGCTTCTTCCCGGACTCATGGGCCTAACAATCTAACCATGGATGTCCAAGTGAGTGCATATGGGGCTCTCTGTTGTTACAAGTATAGGCAAATAAAGTTGTGTTTTGGCTAACAATCATAGTTTTTTGTCTATCGATAAGCGTTTGATTTTAACTAAACAAATAAAGGGATAGAAAAGGCAGGGAATGAAGGGTGTTAACATAGTACACCTTGAACATGGGAGAAAGCCCAAGATCCAGCCAAGGTTTTGCTATGGCTTTAAACGCAATTTTGCTTGTGCATGGGAGCAGTTCCGCACTTGTTTGACAAATACATTGACCGTTACTTATTAATGCAACATTAAATTCCTTATGTGATTTTAATTTTCCCCTAAAAGTTTTTCTTCAATTGGACTTGTAATTTTTTTGGAGCAATATTAGTGCAGTCAAATATTTATTACTTGCTTTCATTTTTCAAAATGCGCTTTCTTTAGATTTGTAAATGAAATCTTATGGTTAGGAACTGGATTTGTTAATTTAATTGAAGTAAATTTTGTTCAGTTAAATTGTCTTTCTTTCCCTGCCTTTCCTTCTTTCATTCTTCTTTTAGGTATTCTTATTTCCTATTTACTGTAATGCGGCCGCCTCCCCCTCTAACGTGAAGATCCTTCTCTTTCCCCTCCTTCCCCTATCTTTGTTCTACATCTATTTATAAGAGCATGCCTAAATTCTTTCCAATTCAGCGTTATTTGACCCGTAGTGGATTTATGTTCATTTGCTTGGGTATAATCATGCAACGAGTGTCAGGTCATTTGTAAATTTTGTGTTTCGgatcttgtttttctatttgaATTTATGGCACCCAAATTTAATGCTAAATTAGACTAAATGAATTTTCTTAGTAGGTTTcttatcatgttattatatactTTTCACACAAAGTTAATGTTTTTTCGCCGATTGTGATGCCGAGAACAATTTCCCGAAAAGGATAAAACATTGATCCAattcaatttattatatttttgatttaCTTGTTTTGAAGATGAATTTTTATTCTTACTCTTAAGCACCAATTTGATCCTGCGAGGATATTATGGATGAGCATGGTGATGCGCATCTTTAGTTTACTAATTTTGTTTGCCAATTTTGCATTAGTTACTTGCACCAAAATgagttgtttgattaattcgaTTTAATTCTAGAATCTCTAATTTGGCTCTGTCTGTCGATTTCTTTGATATTTTAGTTTCATAAATTATCTATTTCATATATCTTGTATCACCAGTTTTAAAATCTTCAGCATTACTGTAGCTTATATAGTCTGTACATAGCTTTTTCAACGTCACCGTATGTTCGAAAGAGTTCATCACAAGCACTTTGGCTCACTGTGTTTTTGTTACCATTCTTCAGGAATGGATACTCTCTTAAATAATATGTTGTTTAATTATTGAGTGTAAACACCACTGTTTGTTTTGTTAAACATTTTTTCCAGATTTATTCTGCATCCTATTGCTAAAACTCTGTAAGTGGATGTTTCCCTGAGTACCTGATAGTTTTATATTTTCTGAATGCAGAAAGCTGATGCAGTATGCTTTATCGCATTAATTGAAGTATATTTCAAGCATATCCTTTCTGCTATATCTTTTCTTGTCATCTATGGAGGATGCATATTACAAAAGATCATGTACTAAGCGTGCCCAAATTATCGAGCTAGTCCATGAAGATAGGCTAAGCAATCTGCCTATAGATCTTCTCTATCACATTCTCTCGTTTCTCGATGCCAATGATGTTGTCCGGACCAGTGCGTTAGGAAATAATTGGAGGAACATATGGAGTTCGGTTCCTAGCTTGAAATTTGATTTCAATGTGTTTTTACTCCAGGATCCATATCTGCAGATGAGTTATTATGAGTGTTTATCAAAGTTTTGGGTATTCTTTTCCTGGACCTTCTTTATGAGACAGGCACCTCAAGTCACTAAGCTTCGTGTTTTGTGTCATTATTTTGACGTCGAACAATTTAATCTGTTGCTTGGTCTTTTTACTGCGCAAAATGTCAAAGAACTTGAGTTTGAGGCTAGATTTACTGTAGATGATTTTCCGTTCAGCGTTGGATTTTCTGAATCTTTGTCAGCAGTGAGGCGATATTATGACACAGCGTTTGGAAATTTGAAAAGTCTGCGATTGGTTACAGTTTATTTCAATGATGCTAAGATCACTGAGAAACTGTTTACCAATTGTGGTGTTCTGGAGAACTTATCTCTGGAATATTGTCGCATGCAGGCTCTCGAAGTTTTCAATATCTCAGCTCCAAACCTTAAGAAGTTCACGTTTTTGAATATGCGCCGTAATATATTCAGCCCACATTTATTTCACGGCAGGCTAATTATGCACACTCCAAACCTCGTGAACTTCTGTTATAATGGGCCAGTAATATGTTGGGAGTTCTCTAATACGTCATCTGTGAAGCATGCGGTGATTGAGGTGTCCTATGAGACGTTTATTGTACTGTATCAACCTAAATTGGCTGCAATGATCTCTGCTCTTAATTGTGCAAAAGATTTATCATTACCATCAATGGTTCCTCTGGTATGTATGCAATGGAACAAACATTTAGTGCTTTTGTCAATCAAGATTCGATGTAATAGTCTAACAAATGTTTTCTATAGCTCACTTTACAGCCATACTCTTGGTTGAGATTCTAAGGGTATTGCTAGCAGAGCAATATATGAGCATTTGCAGCATTTATGGTGGAATTATTTATTTGGTTGTTATTCACTTTTTTAGTGAGGCCATTTGACTTTCTTTTTAACTGTAATTTGGAATAGAAAGATAAAGGATAATGGTAGGTTGTGAAAACTGTAGACATATTGTTAAAAGAGTTTAGGGTCCTTTTGTCTTTGTACAACTGACTGAGTTTTTTTTATACTTACATAGTCCCTTATTgagtttagttttttttttttttttgaaaaaatgtaTCGTGCCTCATATGGGACTGAGTAGTATGCATGGATAATTAAACCAGTATTGTTCTTATTATTATAATCTGTTAGTCTGAATGTTCTAGAGAAATGAGATCATCATTGCTTTGAGTATTGATGTTAAGATTTGAA is a window encoding:
- the LOC142528097 gene encoding F-box/FBD/LRR-repeat protein At3g26920-like, translating into MEDAYYKRSCTKRAQIIELVHEDRLSNLPIDLLYHILSFLDANDVVRTSALGNNWRNIWSSVPSLKFDFNVFLLQDPYLQMSYYECLSKFWVFFSWTFFMRQAPQVTKLRVLCHYFDVEQFNLLLGLFTAQNVKELEFEARFTVDDFPFSVGFSESLSAVRRYYDTAFGNLKSLRLVTVYFNDAKITEKLFTNCGVLENLSLEYCRMQALEVFNISAPNLKKFTFLNMRRNIFSPHLFHGRLIMHTPNLVNFCYNGPVICWEFSNTSSVKHAVIEVSYETFIVLYQPKLAAMISALNCAKDLSLPSMVPLYLSRAWSGWVRHLPNTRSLRLGMVYTARYVEGLINLLKLTPNLEILSMNFTWGCEYDWKSRYVDLACVSHHLKEVRITGSRYSVVSLEFVKFFLQNAKVLEKIHISQEQQELDPKEFYALQTVNVASKTVALFVTSISASGQRKCFNLNLGNF